One Danio rerio strain Tuebingen ecotype United States chromosome 9, GRCz12tu, whole genome shotgun sequence genomic region harbors:
- the cd101 gene encoding immunoglobulin superfamily member 2 isoform X1: protein MEDFVSGRLLLLLLLCLLQWDQCDGQRVVQIQDGPLYRVEGFPFSIFCSVSGFKGSSEQDFEFGVKKKKGEFNIISTKEPDFAFARFSDRVKQKEIEIERMTGSSALLRIKKAMMDDAGQIFCHTPSTDPRLFGVYEAETTLNVVPDTLKAIYSGSPTQSLFESDPLQLECQVYSETFQHTHLSVTWYVHSAEDEDPRPVITLDRDLTVKPGGGFEDRYHAGLISMDKVEDTTYRLKMPQVQQSDQGKFYCKTVQWIQDPDRNWTEIAHKTSTACDVEIKPIEAQDVGSFSVSTKASKGPLQERDALDIRCSVKAQNLPGYFYSVTWMKNGKNVAQIGPSGMLTVFDSYKDRENSAEMRAVKTSLTDYLLSIHSARTEDQGQYQCEVWQESMNEDGTFKRVQKQLSNPETVNITTKESDLAVVMMMKDAVTEGDALQVTCSVSGFKGSLSVSWQHKKDSVDSFSDVTSLTHEGVMKDTGKRYQSRHVQTLHSPAGNFTLEIGEAGLSDSGEYRCIVSEWIIQSNGEMKKTHTQSQQNKVAVRSVESLMKVTLISREITAPIDSPVKLLCIVERPEVSLAVRWMFRSFNSTAQKDILTIHNAGEITWLTDQRNYQLSVQEQPSSTIFTLIMPRASKRQEGQYQCQVDAYQRGRQKAIKNSNLLAVTIQKPDSKLRLSTLKSRQETTANTDAKIECSILKKTTNSSRFTITWMIGSQMLLNMDLDAVVKYGPAAGVEMDQRIRMTVRQKHTFQLTVHQARTTDSGQYLCEVEEWLQDPLGDWYSLKKLSASTELIVKEKASDFRMNKADTELNVKEGEPLMLNCSVDGSGSDSTLRYSLTWFFTQDQSASVTLLTYFYDGRLIYSSYDPELAGRLHFFSPAVGIFQLTIHRAIQTDRGRYHCQAQQYQVDCKGHWSAKASDKSGYTNVAVQLIENKLSVRKEDQSRSVTNLQEGFTIDCIIDSRSSDASVFEVTWSKGLENERPIIIFNASRDGTLHSAINDKDLVFKRPGAKQYMLTVPNTNLADSGLYHCQVVEWIQTAANKWRRIGEDKSGQLSIQVKTEESQKKENFTMDNTDKSITIKHGEKFELECTLSVKTKDPSHHYNLRWIFNSPDSSSGTVLLVYSYNGHLQYGTGNQQLKDRLRFSRPTTNTFHLTVRNAGIADAGSYQCRVEMFQLDCEGRWTQTAQSQSGLTTVTVHSIESNLRVQKENQTLNITNLQAGFTADCIIASQSSDKSAFQVTWFKVEEEVTHVIFTAKHDGTLHSALNDKYLVFGRPDATHYKLTVPQTDPTDKGKYYCQVEEWLHTDNTWKRLASDRSGVLSVHVHIKDDPEKQSADPLGVTMGITVPLICFLVLVIVLLLRREHKRNCELKKKKDCLWAENNPLSPVPGDSSCADNHT from the exons ATGGAGGACTTTGTGTCGGGgcgtctgctgctgctgctgctgctgtgtctCCTGCAGTGGG ATCAGTGTGACGGTCAGCGTGTGGTCCAGATCCAGGATGGCCCCCTGTACAGAGTGGAAGGATTTCCCTTCTCCATCTTCTGTAGTGTTAGTGGGTTTAAAGGCTCGAGTGAGCAGGACTTCGAATttggtgtcaaaaaaaaaaaaggtgaattcAACATCATCAGTACTAAAGAGCCAGACTTTGCCTTTGCGAGGTTCTCCGACAGGGTGAAGCAAAAAGAAATTGAGATCGAGAGGATGACGGGGTCTTCGGCTCTCTTGAGGATCAAAAAAGCGATGATGGATGATGCGGGACAAATCTTCTGTCACACCCCAAGTACAGATCCCAGATTGTTTGGAGTATATGAAGCAGAAACAACACTTAACG TGGTACCGGACACCCTGAAGGCCATATATTCTGGTTCTCCCACTCAGAGTCTGTTTGAGAGTGATCCACTTCAGCTTGAGTGCCAGGTCTACAGTGAGACTTTTCAACACACCCATCTGTCGGTCACCTGGTACGTCCATAGTGCAGAAGATGAGGACCCCCGACCAGTCATCACTCTGGACAGAGATCTCACTGTAAAGCCAGGAGGAGGATTTGAGGATCGCTACCATGCAGGTCTGATCAGCATGGATAAAGTAGAGGACACAACATACAGACTGAAGATGCCTCAAGTGCAGCAGTCAGACCAGGGGAAGTTCTACTGCAAAACCGTCCAGTGGATCCAAGACCCAGATCGTAACTGGACAGAGATTGCGCACAAAACCTCTACAGCATGTGATGTGGAGATCAAACCAATCG AGGCCCAAGATGTAGGATCATTCAGTGTTTCCACAAAGGCCTCAAAAGGGCCCCTACAGGAGAGAGATGCACTGGACATCCGCTGCAGTGTGAAAGCACAGAATCTTCCTGGCTATTTCTATTCTGTGACGTGGATGAAGAACGGAAAGAACGTGGCCCAGATCGGGCCTTCTGGGATGCTCACCGTATTTGATAGTTATAAAGACAGAGAGAATTCAGCAGAGATGAGAGCAGTGAAAACAAGTCTAACAGACTACCTGCTGAGCATCCATTCAGCTCGAACTGAAGATCAGGGCCAATACCAGTGTGAAGTATGGCAGGAGAGCATGAATGAAGACGGCACCTTCAAAAGAGTGCAAAAACAACTGTCCAACCCTGAGACTGTGAACATCACGACTAAAG AGAGTGATCTGGCTGTGGTCATGATGATGAAGGATGCAGTGACTGAAGGAGATGCTCTACAGGTCACCTGCTCTGTGTCGGGGTTCAAGGGTTCTTTATCAGTATCATGGCAACACAAGAAAGACTCTGTGGACTCCTTCAGTGACGTCACTAGTCTGACCCATGAGGGCGTGATGAAAGATACTGGGAAGAGGTACCAGAGTCGGCATGTTCAAACTCTCCATTCTCCAGCTGGAAACTTCACCCTGGAGATTGGTGAAGCTGGATTATCTGACAGTGGTGAATACAGGTGCATTGTGTCTGAGTGGATCATACAGAGCAATGGCGAGATGAAGAAAACACACACCCAGTCTCAGCAAAATAAAGTTGCAGTGCGTTCAGTTG AATCTCTAATGAAGGTCACCTTGATAAGTCGCGAAATAACTGCACCTATAGATTCTCCAGTCAAGTTACTGTGTATAGTTGAAAGACCTGAGGTTTCTTTGGCTGTACGCTGGATGTTTCGGTCTTTCAATTCAACTGCACAGAAGGATATCTTAACAATACACAACGCTGGAGAAATCACCTGGTTAACAGATCAGAGAAATTATCAGCTGTCAGTTCAAGAACAGCCTTCCAGCACAATATTCACTCTCATCATGCCGAGAGCCAGCAAGCGGCAAGAAGGACAGTACCAGTGCCAAGTTGATGCCTATCAAAGGGGTAGACAGAAAGCCATAAAGAACTCCAACTTACTAGCAGTGACTATACAAAAACCTG ACAGCAAACTGAGACTGTCGACACTCAAGTCTCGCCAGGAAACCACTGCCAACACTGATGCTAAGATTGAATGCTCCATCCTGAAAAAAACCACAAACTCCTCTCGTTTCACAATTACTTGGATGATTGGGTCTCAGATGCTCTTAAATATGGACCTAGACGCTGTTGTCAAGTACGGTCCAGCAGCTGGGGTAGAGATGGACCAGAGAATCCGCATGACAGTAAGACAGAAACACACTTTTCAGCTGACTGTGCATCAGGCCAGAACCACTGACAGTGGCCAGTACCTCTGTGAGGTGGAAGAGTGGCTTCAGGATCCTCTTGGGGACTGGTATTCCCTGAAGAAATTATCTGCTTCCACAGAGCTTATTGTCAAAGAGAAAG CCAGTGATTTCAGAATGAATAAAGCTGACACTGAGCTGAATGTTAAAGAGGGAGAGCCGCTGATGTTGAATTGCTCAGTGGATGGTTCTGGCTCTGACTCCACACTTCGCTACTCTCTTACCTGGTTCTTTACCCAAGATCAGTCCGCCAGTGTGACACTTCTGACGTACTTTTATGATGGCCGCCTGATATACAGCAGCTATGACCCAGAGCTTGCAGGACGACTCCATTTCTTCAGTCCAGCGGTGGGTATCTTCCAATTGACCATCCATAGAGCCATTCAGACAGACAGGGGGCGCTACCACTGTCAAGCTCAACAGTACCAGGTGGACTGTAAAGGCCACTGGTCAGCTAAGGCAAGCGATAAGTCCGGTTACACCAATGTTGCTGTTCAGCTTATAG AGAACAAACTGAGCGTGCGCAAAGAGGACCAAAGCCGCAGTGTTACCAATCTGCAAGAGGGATTTACCATTGACTGCATCATTGACTCGCGGTCCAGTGATGCATCTGTGTTTGAGGTGACTTGGTCTAAAGGTCTGGAAAATGAGCGACCCATCATCATCTTCAATGCCAGTCGTGATGGAACTCTACACAGCGCAATCAATGATAAAGATCTGGTCTTCAAACGCCCAGGTGCCAAGCAATACATGCTGACCGTGCCAAACACCAACCTCGCTGATTCTGGCCTTTACCATTGTCAAGTTGTGGAGTGGATTCAGACAGCAGCAAACAAGTGGAGACGAATAGGTGAAGACAAGTCCGGGCAGCTATCAATCCAAGTGAAGACTGAGGAAAGCCAAAAAAAGGAGAACTTTACCATGGATAACACTGACAAGAGCATTACCATCAAGCACGGAGAGAAGTTTGAGCTTGAATGCACTCTGAGTGTGAAAACAAAGGATCCATCTCATCACTATAATCTCAGGTGGATCTTCAATAGCCCAGACTCTTCAAGCGGGACTGTGTTATTGGTCTACTCCTACAATGGTCATCTTCAGTATGGGACAGGGAACCAGCAGCTTAAGGACAGATTACGCTTTTCTAGACCGACTACCAATACGTTCCATCTGACCGTGCGAAACGCAGGTATAGCTGATGCTGGAAGCTATCAGTGTAGGGTTGAGATGTTCCAGCTTGACTGTGAGGGCCGGTGGACACAAACAGCACAAAGCCAGTCAGGATTAACCACCGTCACAGTTCACAGTATCG AAAGTAATCTGCGTGTGCAGAAGGAGAACCAAACCCTCAACATTACCAATCTTCAGGCTGGGTTCACCGCCGATTGCATCATTGCCTCTCAGTCCAGTGATAAATCTGCCTTTCAGGTCACATGGTTTAAAGTTGAAGAAGAAGTAACCCATGTTATATTCACTGCCAAGCATGATGGTACTCTACACAGCGCTCTCAATGATAAATATCTGGTGTTTGGACGACCAGACGCCACACACTATAAACTGACCGTGCCACAGACCGACCCCACTGATAAGGGGAAATACTACTGTCAGGTAGAAGAGTGGCTTCACACTGATAACACCTGGAAGAGACTGGCTTCAGACCGCTCTGGAGTGCTCTCTGTCCACGTTCACATTAAAG ATGATCCTGAAAAGCAGTCAGCAGACCCGTTAGGAGTAACAATGGGAATCACCGTTCCTCTGATCTGTTTTCTTGTGCTGGTCATTGTATTGTTGTTGAGACGCGAGCACAAGAGGAACTGTGAGCTGAAGAAAAAGAAGGACTGTCTGTGGGCTGAAAACAACCCTCTTTCCCCTGTGCCGGGCGACAGCTCATGTGCAGACAATCACACCTAG
- the cd101 gene encoding immunoglobulin superfamily member 3 isoform X3 codes for MEDFVSGRLLLLLLLCLLQWDQCDGQRVVQIQDGPLYRVEGFPFSIFCSVSGFKGSSEQDFEFGVKKKKGEFNIISTKEPDFAFARFSDRVKQKEIEIERMTGSSALLRIKKAMMDDAGQIFCHTPSTDPRLFGVYEAETTLNVVPDTLKAIYSGSPTQSLFESDPLQLECQVYSETFQHTHLSVTWYVHSAEDEDPRPVITLDRDLTVKPGGGFEDRYHAGLISMDKVEDTTYRLKMPQVQQSDQGKFYCKTVQWIQDPDRNWTEIAHKTSTACDVEIKPIEAQDVGSFSVSTKASKGPLQERDALDIRCSVKAQNLPGYFYSVTWMKNGKNVAQIGPSGMLTVFDSYKDRENSAEMRAVKTSLTDYLLSIHSARTEDQGQYQCEVWQESMNEDGTFKRVQKQLSNPETVNITTKESDLAVVMMMKDAVTEGDALQVTCSVSGFKGSLSVSWQHKKDSVDSFSDVTSLTHEGVMKDTGKRYQSRHVQTLHSPAGNFTLEIGEAGLSDSGEYRCIVSEWIIQSNGEMKKTHTQSQQNKVAVRSVESLMKVTLISREITAPIDSPVKLLCIVERPEVSLAVRWMFRSFNSTAQKDILTIHNAGEITWLTDQRNYQLSVQEQPSSTIFTLIMPRASKRQEGQYQCQVDAYQRGRQKAIKNSNLLAVTIQKPDSKLRLSTLKSRQETTANTDAKIECSILKKTTNSSRFTITWMIGSQMLLNMDLDAVVKYGPAAGVEMDQRIRMTVRQKHTFQLTVHQARTTDSGQYLCEVEEWLQDPLGDWYSLKKLSASTELIVKEKESNLRVQKENQTLNITNLQAGFTADCIIASQSSDKSAFQVTWFKVEEEVTHVIFTAKHDGTLHSALNDKYLVFGRPDATHYKLTVPQTDPTDKGKYYCQVEEWLHTDNTWKRLASDRSGVLSVHVHIKDDPEKQSADPLGVTMGITVPLICFLVLVIVLLLRREHKRNCELKKKKDCLWAENNPLSPVPGDSSCADNHT; via the exons ATGGAGGACTTTGTGTCGGGgcgtctgctgctgctgctgctgctgtgtctCCTGCAGTGGG ATCAGTGTGACGGTCAGCGTGTGGTCCAGATCCAGGATGGCCCCCTGTACAGAGTGGAAGGATTTCCCTTCTCCATCTTCTGTAGTGTTAGTGGGTTTAAAGGCTCGAGTGAGCAGGACTTCGAATttggtgtcaaaaaaaaaaaaggtgaattcAACATCATCAGTACTAAAGAGCCAGACTTTGCCTTTGCGAGGTTCTCCGACAGGGTGAAGCAAAAAGAAATTGAGATCGAGAGGATGACGGGGTCTTCGGCTCTCTTGAGGATCAAAAAAGCGATGATGGATGATGCGGGACAAATCTTCTGTCACACCCCAAGTACAGATCCCAGATTGTTTGGAGTATATGAAGCAGAAACAACACTTAACG TGGTACCGGACACCCTGAAGGCCATATATTCTGGTTCTCCCACTCAGAGTCTGTTTGAGAGTGATCCACTTCAGCTTGAGTGCCAGGTCTACAGTGAGACTTTTCAACACACCCATCTGTCGGTCACCTGGTACGTCCATAGTGCAGAAGATGAGGACCCCCGACCAGTCATCACTCTGGACAGAGATCTCACTGTAAAGCCAGGAGGAGGATTTGAGGATCGCTACCATGCAGGTCTGATCAGCATGGATAAAGTAGAGGACACAACATACAGACTGAAGATGCCTCAAGTGCAGCAGTCAGACCAGGGGAAGTTCTACTGCAAAACCGTCCAGTGGATCCAAGACCCAGATCGTAACTGGACAGAGATTGCGCACAAAACCTCTACAGCATGTGATGTGGAGATCAAACCAATCG AGGCCCAAGATGTAGGATCATTCAGTGTTTCCACAAAGGCCTCAAAAGGGCCCCTACAGGAGAGAGATGCACTGGACATCCGCTGCAGTGTGAAAGCACAGAATCTTCCTGGCTATTTCTATTCTGTGACGTGGATGAAGAACGGAAAGAACGTGGCCCAGATCGGGCCTTCTGGGATGCTCACCGTATTTGATAGTTATAAAGACAGAGAGAATTCAGCAGAGATGAGAGCAGTGAAAACAAGTCTAACAGACTACCTGCTGAGCATCCATTCAGCTCGAACTGAAGATCAGGGCCAATACCAGTGTGAAGTATGGCAGGAGAGCATGAATGAAGACGGCACCTTCAAAAGAGTGCAAAAACAACTGTCCAACCCTGAGACTGTGAACATCACGACTAAAG AGAGTGATCTGGCTGTGGTCATGATGATGAAGGATGCAGTGACTGAAGGAGATGCTCTACAGGTCACCTGCTCTGTGTCGGGGTTCAAGGGTTCTTTATCAGTATCATGGCAACACAAGAAAGACTCTGTGGACTCCTTCAGTGACGTCACTAGTCTGACCCATGAGGGCGTGATGAAAGATACTGGGAAGAGGTACCAGAGTCGGCATGTTCAAACTCTCCATTCTCCAGCTGGAAACTTCACCCTGGAGATTGGTGAAGCTGGATTATCTGACAGTGGTGAATACAGGTGCATTGTGTCTGAGTGGATCATACAGAGCAATGGCGAGATGAAGAAAACACACACCCAGTCTCAGCAAAATAAAGTTGCAGTGCGTTCAGTTG AATCTCTAATGAAGGTCACCTTGATAAGTCGCGAAATAACTGCACCTATAGATTCTCCAGTCAAGTTACTGTGTATAGTTGAAAGACCTGAGGTTTCTTTGGCTGTACGCTGGATGTTTCGGTCTTTCAATTCAACTGCACAGAAGGATATCTTAACAATACACAACGCTGGAGAAATCACCTGGTTAACAGATCAGAGAAATTATCAGCTGTCAGTTCAAGAACAGCCTTCCAGCACAATATTCACTCTCATCATGCCGAGAGCCAGCAAGCGGCAAGAAGGACAGTACCAGTGCCAAGTTGATGCCTATCAAAGGGGTAGACAGAAAGCCATAAAGAACTCCAACTTACTAGCAGTGACTATACAAAAACCTG ACAGCAAACTGAGACTGTCGACACTCAAGTCTCGCCAGGAAACCACTGCCAACACTGATGCTAAGATTGAATGCTCCATCCTGAAAAAAACCACAAACTCCTCTCGTTTCACAATTACTTGGATGATTGGGTCTCAGATGCTCTTAAATATGGACCTAGACGCTGTTGTCAAGTACGGTCCAGCAGCTGGGGTAGAGATGGACCAGAGAATCCGCATGACAGTAAGACAGAAACACACTTTTCAGCTGACTGTGCATCAGGCCAGAACCACTGACAGTGGCCAGTACCTCTGTGAGGTGGAAGAGTGGCTTCAGGATCCTCTTGGGGACTGGTATTCCCTGAAGAAATTATCTGCTTCCACAGAGCTTATTGTCAAAGAGAAAG AAAGTAATCTGCGTGTGCAGAAGGAGAACCAAACCCTCAACATTACCAATCTTCAGGCTGGGTTCACCGCCGATTGCATCATTGCCTCTCAGTCCAGTGATAAATCTGCCTTTCAGGTCACATGGTTTAAAGTTGAAGAAGAAGTAACCCATGTTATATTCACTGCCAAGCATGATGGTACTCTACACAGCGCTCTCAATGATAAATATCTGGTGTTTGGACGACCAGACGCCACACACTATAAACTGACCGTGCCACAGACCGACCCCACTGATAAGGGGAAATACTACTGTCAGGTAGAAGAGTGGCTTCACACTGATAACACCTGGAAGAGACTGGCTTCAGACCGCTCTGGAGTGCTCTCTGTCCACGTTCACATTAAAG ATGATCCTGAAAAGCAGTCAGCAGACCCGTTAGGAGTAACAATGGGAATCACCGTTCCTCTGATCTGTTTTCTTGTGCTGGTCATTGTATTGTTGTTGAGACGCGAGCACAAGAGGAACTGTGAGCTGAAGAAAAAGAAGGACTGTCTGTGGGCTGAAAACAACCCTCTTTCCCCTGTGCCGGGCGACAGCTCATGTGCAGACAATCACACCTAG
- the cd101 gene encoding immunoglobulin superfamily member 3 isoform X2, with translation MDKVEDTTYRLKMPQVQQSDQGKFYCKTVQWIQDPDRNWTEIAHKTSTACDVEIKPIEAQDVGSFSVSTKASKGPLQERDALDIRCSVKAQNLPGYFYSVTWMKNGKNVAQIGPSGMLTVFDSYKDRENSAEMRAVKTSLTDYLLSIHSARTEDQGQYQCEVWQESMNEDGTFKRVQKQLSNPETVNITTKESDLAVVMMMKDAVTEGDALQVTCSVSGFKGSLSVSWQHKKDSVDSFSDVTSLTHEGVMKDTGKRYQSRHVQTLHSPAGNFTLEIGEAGLSDSGEYRCIVSEWIIQSNGEMKKTHTQSQQNKVAVRSVESLMKVTLISREITAPIDSPVKLLCIVERPEVSLAVRWMFRSFNSTAQKDILTIHNAGEITWLTDQRNYQLSVQEQPSSTIFTLIMPRASKRQEGQYQCQVDAYQRGRQKAIKNSNLLAVTIQKPDSKLRLSTLKSRQETTANTDAKIECSILKKTTNSSRFTITWMIGSQMLLNMDLDAVVKYGPAAGVEMDQRIRMTVRQKHTFQLTVHQARTTDSGQYLCEVEEWLQDPLGDWYSLKKLSASTELIVKEKASDFRMNKADTELNVKEGEPLMLNCSVDGSGSDSTLRYSLTWFFTQDQSASVTLLTYFYDGRLIYSSYDPELAGRLHFFSPAVGIFQLTIHRAIQTDRGRYHCQAQQYQVDCKGHWSAKASDKSGYTNVAVQLIENKLSVRKEDQSRSVTNLQEGFTIDCIIDSRSSDASVFEVTWSKGLENERPIIIFNASRDGTLHSAINDKDLVFKRPGAKQYMLTVPNTNLADSGLYHCQVVEWIQTAANKWRRIGEDKSGQLSIQVKTEESQKKENFTMDNTDKSITIKHGEKFELECTLSVKTKDPSHHYNLRWIFNSPDSSSGTVLLVYSYNGHLQYGTGNQQLKDRLRFSRPTTNTFHLTVRNAGIADAGSYQCRVEMFQLDCEGRWTQTAQSQSGLTTVTVHSIESNLRVQKENQTLNITNLQAGFTADCIIASQSSDKSAFQVTWFKVEEEVTHVIFTAKHDGTLHSALNDKYLVFGRPDATHYKLTVPQTDPTDKGKYYCQVEEWLHTDNTWKRLASDRSGVLSVHVHIKDDPEKQSADPLGVTMGITVPLICFLVLVIVLLLRREHKRNCELKKKKDCLWAENNPLSPVPGDSSCADNHT, from the exons ATGGATAAAGTAGAGGACACAACATACAGACTGAAGATGCCTCAAGTGCAGCAGTCAGACCAGGGGAAGTTCTACTGCAAAACCGTCCAGTGGATCCAAGACCCAGATCGTAACTGGACAGAGATTGCGCACAAAACCTCTACAGCATGTGATGTGGAGATCAAACCAATCG AGGCCCAAGATGTAGGATCATTCAGTGTTTCCACAAAGGCCTCAAAAGGGCCCCTACAGGAGAGAGATGCACTGGACATCCGCTGCAGTGTGAAAGCACAGAATCTTCCTGGCTATTTCTATTCTGTGACGTGGATGAAGAACGGAAAGAACGTGGCCCAGATCGGGCCTTCTGGGATGCTCACCGTATTTGATAGTTATAAAGACAGAGAGAATTCAGCAGAGATGAGAGCAGTGAAAACAAGTCTAACAGACTACCTGCTGAGCATCCATTCAGCTCGAACTGAAGATCAGGGCCAATACCAGTGTGAAGTATGGCAGGAGAGCATGAATGAAGACGGCACCTTCAAAAGAGTGCAAAAACAACTGTCCAACCCTGAGACTGTGAACATCACGACTAAAG AGAGTGATCTGGCTGTGGTCATGATGATGAAGGATGCAGTGACTGAAGGAGATGCTCTACAGGTCACCTGCTCTGTGTCGGGGTTCAAGGGTTCTTTATCAGTATCATGGCAACACAAGAAAGACTCTGTGGACTCCTTCAGTGACGTCACTAGTCTGACCCATGAGGGCGTGATGAAAGATACTGGGAAGAGGTACCAGAGTCGGCATGTTCAAACTCTCCATTCTCCAGCTGGAAACTTCACCCTGGAGATTGGTGAAGCTGGATTATCTGACAGTGGTGAATACAGGTGCATTGTGTCTGAGTGGATCATACAGAGCAATGGCGAGATGAAGAAAACACACACCCAGTCTCAGCAAAATAAAGTTGCAGTGCGTTCAGTTG AATCTCTAATGAAGGTCACCTTGATAAGTCGCGAAATAACTGCACCTATAGATTCTCCAGTCAAGTTACTGTGTATAGTTGAAAGACCTGAGGTTTCTTTGGCTGTACGCTGGATGTTTCGGTCTTTCAATTCAACTGCACAGAAGGATATCTTAACAATACACAACGCTGGAGAAATCACCTGGTTAACAGATCAGAGAAATTATCAGCTGTCAGTTCAAGAACAGCCTTCCAGCACAATATTCACTCTCATCATGCCGAGAGCCAGCAAGCGGCAAGAAGGACAGTACCAGTGCCAAGTTGATGCCTATCAAAGGGGTAGACAGAAAGCCATAAAGAACTCCAACTTACTAGCAGTGACTATACAAAAACCTG ACAGCAAACTGAGACTGTCGACACTCAAGTCTCGCCAGGAAACCACTGCCAACACTGATGCTAAGATTGAATGCTCCATCCTGAAAAAAACCACAAACTCCTCTCGTTTCACAATTACTTGGATGATTGGGTCTCAGATGCTCTTAAATATGGACCTAGACGCTGTTGTCAAGTACGGTCCAGCAGCTGGGGTAGAGATGGACCAGAGAATCCGCATGACAGTAAGACAGAAACACACTTTTCAGCTGACTGTGCATCAGGCCAGAACCACTGACAGTGGCCAGTACCTCTGTGAGGTGGAAGAGTGGCTTCAGGATCCTCTTGGGGACTGGTATTCCCTGAAGAAATTATCTGCTTCCACAGAGCTTATTGTCAAAGAGAAAG CCAGTGATTTCAGAATGAATAAAGCTGACACTGAGCTGAATGTTAAAGAGGGAGAGCCGCTGATGTTGAATTGCTCAGTGGATGGTTCTGGCTCTGACTCCACACTTCGCTACTCTCTTACCTGGTTCTTTACCCAAGATCAGTCCGCCAGTGTGACACTTCTGACGTACTTTTATGATGGCCGCCTGATATACAGCAGCTATGACCCAGAGCTTGCAGGACGACTCCATTTCTTCAGTCCAGCGGTGGGTATCTTCCAATTGACCATCCATAGAGCCATTCAGACAGACAGGGGGCGCTACCACTGTCAAGCTCAACAGTACCAGGTGGACTGTAAAGGCCACTGGTCAGCTAAGGCAAGCGATAAGTCCGGTTACACCAATGTTGCTGTTCAGCTTATAG AGAACAAACTGAGCGTGCGCAAAGAGGACCAAAGCCGCAGTGTTACCAATCTGCAAGAGGGATTTACCATTGACTGCATCATTGACTCGCGGTCCAGTGATGCATCTGTGTTTGAGGTGACTTGGTCTAAAGGTCTGGAAAATGAGCGACCCATCATCATCTTCAATGCCAGTCGTGATGGAACTCTACACAGCGCAATCAATGATAAAGATCTGGTCTTCAAACGCCCAGGTGCCAAGCAATACATGCTGACCGTGCCAAACACCAACCTCGCTGATTCTGGCCTTTACCATTGTCAAGTTGTGGAGTGGATTCAGACAGCAGCAAACAAGTGGAGACGAATAGGTGAAGACAAGTCCGGGCAGCTATCAATCCAAGTGAAGACTGAGGAAAGCCAAAAAAAGGAGAACTTTACCATGGATAACACTGACAAGAGCATTACCATCAAGCACGGAGAGAAGTTTGAGCTTGAATGCACTCTGAGTGTGAAAACAAAGGATCCATCTCATCACTATAATCTCAGGTGGATCTTCAATAGCCCAGACTCTTCAAGCGGGACTGTGTTATTGGTCTACTCCTACAATGGTCATCTTCAGTATGGGACAGGGAACCAGCAGCTTAAGGACAGATTACGCTTTTCTAGACCGACTACCAATACGTTCCATCTGACCGTGCGAAACGCAGGTATAGCTGATGCTGGAAGCTATCAGTGTAGGGTTGAGATGTTCCAGCTTGACTGTGAGGGCCGGTGGACACAAACAGCACAAAGCCAGTCAGGATTAACCACCGTCACAGTTCACAGTATCG AAAGTAATCTGCGTGTGCAGAAGGAGAACCAAACCCTCAACATTACCAATCTTCAGGCTGGGTTCACCGCCGATTGCATCATTGCCTCTCAGTCCAGTGATAAATCTGCCTTTCAGGTCACATGGTTTAAAGTTGAAGAAGAAGTAACCCATGTTATATTCACTGCCAAGCATGATGGTACTCTACACAGCGCTCTCAATGATAAATATCTGGTGTTTGGACGACCAGACGCCACACACTATAAACTGACCGTGCCACAGACCGACCCCACTGATAAGGGGAAATACTACTGTCAGGTAGAAGAGTGGCTTCACACTGATAACACCTGGAAGAGACTGGCTTCAGACCGCTCTGGAGTGCTCTCTGTCCACGTTCACATTAAAG ATGATCCTGAAAAGCAGTCAGCAGACCCGTTAGGAGTAACAATGGGAATCACCGTTCCTCTGATCTGTTTTCTTGTGCTGGTCATTGTATTGTTGTTGAGACGCGAGCACAAGAGGAACTGTGAGCTGAAGAAAAAGAAGGACTGTCTGTGGGCTGAAAACAACCCTCTTTCCCCTGTGCCGGGCGACAGCTCATGTGCAGACAATCACACCTAG